A stretch of bacterium DNA encodes these proteins:
- a CDS encoding PEP-CTERM sorting domain-containing protein, with amino-acid sequence MKFSKYCLLIGLTLCMFSGAFAITTTYSYNFVPTPNDLSDLDHYNYFTWGINWIVPSNQVILDAVLTISKIDDWTNESNDHLYIHLLDNAPVGSKATWDNQGGGDNFAGAGPLIANYEDPGPGTANLSYRFSDLGLVNTLKSYLSNNNFGIGFDPDCHYYNCGVKLNITTQNSTPPVPEPASLSILGMFLTGSFLSIRHKRRG; translated from the coding sequence ATGAAATTCTCTAAATACTGTTTGTTAATAGGTCTGACTCTATGTATGTTCAGCGGAGCATTCGCAATAACCACTACTTATAGCTATAACTTTGTGCCAACCCCGAACGATCTAAGTGACTTGGATCATTACAATTACTTCACATGGGGTATTAATTGGATAGTCCCAAGCAACCAAGTAATCCTTGACGCTGTCCTCACAATCAGTAAAATTGACGATTGGACAAATGAGTCTAATGATCATCTCTATATACATCTGCTTGATAATGCGCCAGTAGGGTCTAAAGCTACTTGGGATAATCAGGGCGGTGGGGACAACTTTGCCGGCGCAGGTCCTTTAATAGCCAACTATGAAGATCCAGGACCAGGCACTGCAAATTTATCATACCGATTTAGCGATCTTGGACTTGTTAATACTCTAAAAAGTTATCTATCAAACAATAATTTCGGGATCGGGTTCGACCCTGATTGCCACTACTACAATTGTGGTGTCAAGCTTAATATTACGACACAGAACAGCACACCACCTGTACCGGAACCTGCATCACTATCAATCTTAGGTATGTTCCTAACCGGATCCTTCCTAAGTATTCGACATAAACGCCGAGGGTAA